In Mycolicibacterium mucogenicum DSM 44124, the following are encoded in one genomic region:
- a CDS encoding PD-(D/E)XK nuclease-like domain-containing protein, translated as MGELQIIEYDGEWTEPPGPGIYSGVPEAIYHGSRTSLSVSGAKLLLPPSCPAKFRWSMDNPRKPKKEFDFGHIVHGIVLGVGDPVFVMDPQVYGLLKDGSLAASPTQTKAWKDAAAAARDRGEIPVKVDDWVKADEMAAAVREDQVSGPLFEHGLAELSIYAVDPETGILLRGRTDWITWVDTVLNIIDLKTSMTANPAELKRKWWALSYHMQDPWYRRLLRLLGVADEIDFRFVAVDKEAPHLVTVPRYIEAARAEGERLNRQAIDLYAECSSTDDWPGYATSTVPLDIPGWVYRDGIDSDAQALIAELEGITES; from the coding sequence GTGGGTGAGCTGCAGATCATCGAATACGACGGCGAGTGGACGGAGCCGCCCGGCCCCGGCATCTACTCCGGCGTTCCCGAGGCCATCTACCACGGCAGCCGCACGTCGCTGTCGGTGTCCGGCGCGAAGCTGCTGTTGCCGCCGTCGTGCCCCGCGAAGTTCCGCTGGTCGATGGACAATCCGCGGAAGCCCAAGAAGGAGTTCGATTTCGGGCACATCGTCCACGGGATCGTGCTCGGCGTCGGCGACCCGGTGTTCGTCATGGACCCACAGGTGTATGGCCTGCTGAAGGACGGCAGCCTGGCGGCGTCGCCGACGCAGACGAAGGCGTGGAAGGACGCCGCGGCGGCCGCTCGTGACCGCGGTGAGATCCCCGTCAAGGTCGATGACTGGGTGAAGGCCGACGAGATGGCCGCCGCCGTCCGCGAGGACCAGGTGTCGGGCCCGCTGTTTGAGCACGGCCTGGCGGAGTTGTCGATCTACGCGGTGGACCCCGAGACGGGGATCCTGCTGCGGGGCCGCACCGACTGGATCACCTGGGTCGACACCGTGCTGAACATCATCGACCTCAAGACCTCGATGACGGCGAATCCCGCTGAGCTGAAACGCAAGTGGTGGGCGCTGTCCTACCACATGCAAGACCCCTGGTACCGGCGCCTGCTCCGTCTGCTCGGCGTGGCCGACGAGATCGACTTCCGGTTCGTCGCCGTCGACAAAGAAGCCCCGCACCTCGTCACTGTTCCGCGCTACATCGAAGCCGCCAGGGCTGAGGGTGAGCGCCTAAACCGGCAGGCCATCGACCTTTACGCCGAGTGCTCCAGCACCGACGACTGGCCTGGCTACGCCACATCGACTGTCCCCCTGGATATCCCCGGGTGGGTCTACCGCGACGGCATCGACTCCGACGCGCAAGCACTGATCGCCGAACTGGAAGGAATCACCGAATCATGA
- a CDS encoding helix-turn-helix domain-containing protein gives MKDTGTTQNQAAAALHMSQSAFSRRYLGHVELRASEVAALASLLGIEVTDLYGDSAVSA, from the coding sequence ATGAAGGACACGGGCACCACCCAAAACCAGGCAGCCGCCGCGCTCCACATGTCACAGTCCGCATTCTCCCGCCGATACCTCGGCCACGTCGAACTTCGCGCCTCCGAAGTCGCTGCCCTCGCGAGTTTGCTCGGCATTGAGGTCACCGATCTCTACGGCGACAGCGCGGTGTCCGCATGA
- a CDS encoding ATP-binding protein, producing the protein MTDSAGEMIFLDDVLVQHAGRLRQNTGLSVRTDLRPTYVVGDAATLNRAVAALVDHACRNAVSAIELVVYRRDAQAVIIIRDDGPHIAVADAGQTPPERHPSLELAARIIATHGGTLAVAENRACANSVSVRLPSTRQSLRNSPVPTGFSDGQ; encoded by the coding sequence GTGACCGACAGTGCCGGAGAGATGATCTTTCTCGATGATGTGCTGGTCCAGCATGCGGGCCGACTGCGGCAGAACACCGGGTTGTCGGTCCGCACCGACCTGCGGCCGACCTACGTGGTGGGTGACGCTGCGACGTTGAACCGCGCGGTCGCTGCCCTGGTCGACCATGCATGCCGCAATGCCGTGTCAGCGATCGAGCTGGTGGTATATCGCCGAGATGCCCAGGCAGTCATCATCATCCGCGACGACGGCCCGCATATCGCGGTCGCCGACGCCGGCCAGACACCGCCGGAGCGCCACCCCAGTCTGGAGTTGGCTGCCCGGATCATCGCCACCCACGGCGGGACACTGGCCGTCGCCGAAAACAGGGCGTGCGCGAATTCGGTGAGCGTGCGATTGCCGTCCACGCGGCAATCTCTGCGCAATTCGCCTGTACCGACGGGGTTTTCGGATGGGCAGTGA
- a CDS encoding HAMP domain-containing sensor histidine kinase produces MALRDFASRWRGWFGGIAVRSALVAAAVVLAGLVIVGSASTLLLYRMMCADVDNAAEARAQAVADVLRKEPPDEVESVLMHTDHRIVAVQIADAAGTVVERSDSAPQTPLIPVPHEGARVGVLATDDDDVRVSTITVTSRKGQRYTVLVGGGIEPIEQMIGTAGQMLAITAPVVAVVAGVVTYLLVRRSLRSVEAIRSRVSAISAFDLGERVPVGRRSDEISALAVTMNDMLARIEAGHAAQRRFVGDASHELRSPLATVVSALEIGATHPDLLDRTLLTNALLPEARRMQTLVENLLLLARADERGLPLRRVETDLDDLATAEAARLKRETTLRIVSDLSPVKAGVDPDGFVRLLRNLADNAARHATSEVTIVVRAEGDNAVVQVIDDGPGIPAAARDKVFERFFRLDADRSRRGGGTGLGLAIVAEIVAAHDGSVSIDDRDAGGGTVVTVQLPLAGSPDSSR; encoded by the coding sequence GTGGCGCTGAGGGATTTCGCAAGCCGGTGGCGTGGCTGGTTCGGTGGCATTGCGGTCCGCTCAGCGCTGGTGGCTGCGGCGGTGGTGCTGGCCGGCCTCGTGATCGTGGGCTCGGCCTCGACGCTGTTGCTGTACCGGATGATGTGCGCCGACGTGGACAACGCCGCGGAGGCCCGCGCCCAGGCGGTGGCCGATGTGCTGCGCAAGGAACCACCCGATGAGGTGGAATCGGTGTTGATGCACACCGATCACCGAATCGTGGCCGTGCAGATCGCCGACGCCGCCGGCACCGTGGTGGAGCGATCCGACAGCGCACCACAGACCCCGTTGATTCCTGTGCCGCACGAAGGTGCCCGGGTCGGGGTGCTGGCAACTGATGACGACGACGTGCGCGTCAGCACAATCACGGTGACGTCCCGTAAGGGGCAGCGGTACACGGTACTTGTGGGCGGGGGCATCGAGCCGATCGAGCAGATGATCGGCACTGCCGGGCAGATGCTGGCGATCACGGCGCCCGTTGTGGCTGTGGTGGCCGGAGTCGTCACATACCTGCTGGTGCGCCGGTCGTTGCGGTCGGTGGAGGCGATCCGGTCGCGAGTGTCGGCGATCAGTGCCTTCGATCTGGGTGAGCGGGTCCCCGTCGGTCGCAGGTCGGATGAGATTTCCGCGCTGGCGGTGACCATGAACGACATGCTGGCCCGCATCGAGGCCGGCCATGCCGCGCAACGACGGTTTGTCGGGGACGCGTCCCACGAGCTGCGGAGCCCGTTGGCAACGGTGGTGTCTGCATTGGAGATCGGAGCCACCCACCCCGATCTCCTCGACAGGACGCTGCTGACCAACGCACTGTTGCCGGAAGCGCGCCGGATGCAGACCTTGGTGGAGAACCTGCTCCTACTGGCGCGCGCCGATGAACGCGGCTTGCCGCTGCGTCGTGTCGAGACCGATCTCGACGATCTGGCGACTGCGGAGGCGGCTCGACTCAAACGGGAAACGACCTTGCGAATAGTCTCCGATCTTTCGCCGGTCAAGGCCGGCGTCGATCCGGACGGGTTCGTGCGATTGTTGCGCAACCTCGCCGATAACGCGGCCCGCCATGCCACCAGCGAGGTGACCATCGTCGTGCGCGCCGAGGGTGACAACGCCGTCGTGCAGGTGATCGATGACGGCCCGGGAATTCCTGCCGCCGCACGGGACAAGGTTTTTGAGCGGTTCTTCCGGCTGGACGCCGACCGATCCCGGCGTGGTGGTGGTACCGGCTTGGGGTTGGCGATCGTCGCCGAGATTGTGGCCGCCCACGATGGCTCGGTCAGCATCGATGACCGCGATGCCGGCGGGGGAACCGTGGTGACGGTTCAATTACCGCTTGCCGGTTCGCCGGATTCGAGCCGGTAA
- a CDS encoding CaiB/BaiF CoA transferase family protein, with protein sequence MTNAGPLAGVKVIELGGIGPGPHTAMMLADLGADVVRVRRPGGLTMPAENVDLLHRGKRIVDLDVKSDPAALLALAAKADVLLDCFRPGTCERLGIGPAECEAVNPRLIFARITGWGQDGPLAQTAGHDINYLSQTGALSAIGYRDRPPVAPLNLVADFGGGSMLTLIGIVTALYEREQSGRGQVVDAAMVDGVSMLAQMMWTMKSTGVMKDQRESFLLDGGAPYYGVYETSDGGYMAVGSIEPQFFAQLLVGLGLDPAEVPNQFDLARYDEMREIFAARFASRTRAEWTETFAGTDACVTPVLTWTEAAAGEHLRARSTIVTVDGVDQAAPAPRFSRTPSGPVGAPPQQTTPIDEVGW encoded by the coding sequence ATGACGAATGCGGGGCCACTGGCCGGAGTCAAGGTGATCGAACTCGGCGGAATCGGCCCCGGGCCGCACACCGCCATGATGCTGGCGGACCTCGGCGCCGACGTGGTGCGGGTGCGTCGTCCCGGCGGGCTGACGATGCCCGCCGAGAACGTCGACCTCCTGCACCGCGGCAAGCGGATCGTCGACCTGGACGTCAAGTCCGACCCGGCCGCGCTGCTCGCACTGGCCGCGAAAGCCGATGTGCTGCTTGACTGTTTCCGTCCGGGCACCTGCGAGCGCCTCGGCATCGGGCCGGCCGAGTGCGAGGCCGTCAACCCGCGCCTGATCTTCGCCCGGATCACCGGTTGGGGGCAGGACGGACCGCTCGCCCAGACCGCGGGCCATGACATCAACTACCTGTCGCAGACCGGTGCGCTGTCGGCCATCGGCTACCGCGACCGGCCGCCGGTGGCGCCGCTGAACCTGGTCGCCGACTTCGGCGGCGGTTCGATGCTGACGCTCATCGGCATCGTCACGGCGCTCTACGAACGCGAACAGTCGGGCCGCGGCCAGGTCGTCGACGCGGCGATGGTCGACGGTGTCAGCATGCTCGCCCAGATGATGTGGACCATGAAGTCCACCGGCGTGATGAAGGACCAGCGCGAGTCGTTCCTGCTGGACGGCGGCGCCCCGTACTACGGGGTCTACGAGACCTCCGACGGCGGCTACATGGCGGTCGGTTCGATCGAGCCGCAGTTCTTCGCTCAGCTACTTGTGGGCCTGGGCCTGGATCCCGCCGAGGTGCCGAACCAGTTCGACCTCGCGCGCTACGACGAAATGCGCGAAATCTTTGCTGCCCGGTTCGCGAGCCGGACCCGCGCCGAATGGACCGAGACGTTCGCCGGGACCGACGCCTGCGTCACTCCCGTGCTCACTTGGACCGAGGCCGCCGCCGGTGAACACCTCCGGGCCAGGTCGACGATCGTCACCGTCGACGGTGTCGACCAGGCCGCTCCTGCGCCGCGCTTCTCGCGGACCCCGTCGGGTCCCGTCGGCGCGCCGCCGCAGCAGACCACCCCGATCGACGAGGTCGGTTGGTAA
- a CDS encoding SRPBCC family protein, whose protein sequence is MAVSASHEVTIEATPEEIMDVIADLAQTPVWSPQYTKAEVLDTYEDGRPKQAKMTIKAAGMADDQILEYTWTDLTGSWVLIRSSSLKKQEARYTLTPAGDKTKVKFEITVDPVVPIPGFLLKRSVSGGAETATEGLKKFMAKNKKG, encoded by the coding sequence ATGGCAGTCAGCGCGTCGCACGAAGTGACCATCGAGGCAACCCCTGAAGAGATCATGGATGTCATCGCAGATCTTGCGCAGACGCCCGTGTGGTCGCCGCAGTACACCAAGGCCGAAGTCCTCGACACCTACGAGGACGGCCGGCCGAAGCAGGCCAAGATGACCATCAAGGCCGCCGGCATGGCCGACGATCAGATCCTCGAGTACACCTGGACCGACCTGACGGGCAGCTGGGTGCTGATCAGGTCGTCGTCGCTCAAGAAGCAGGAAGCGCGCTACACGCTGACCCCGGCCGGCGACAAGACCAAGGTGAAGTTCGAGATCACCGTCGACCCGGTGGTGCCGATCCCCGGTTTCCTGCTGAAGCGCAGCGTCAGCGGTGGCGCCGAGACCGCCACCGAGGGGCTCAAAAAGTTCATGGCCAAGAACAAGAAAGGCTGA
- a CDS encoding recombinase RecT, translated as MTAAAPAKRDNAQAPAQQQPEPTLAQLINQMKPEIAKVLPNQMKPERMARIATTALKQTPALARCTPASFLGALLTASQLGLEPGPLGLAYLVPYGPTCTFIPGYRGLIQLARNSGQLVDIWAEIVYEKDVFKQTLGLHRDLVHEPAEGDRGKPVRVYAAAELKDGGRPFVVMTYAEVEAIRARSKSGNNGPWKTDWAEMAKKTAIRRLSKWLPMSAEFTSGLAVDGSVRNVSSAADVKPLVDVQPDYDIDGEVVDESTPVLVEGEHVGQEMAAGAEPAPAPEPDPSGATVMASRAQLAQIKQIRKAEGFEGADSGWPDFVAGAIGVRVDKDSDLTAEQAEQLIGTFQQGNDANQA; from the coding sequence ATGACCGCCGCCGCCCCCGCCAAGCGCGACAACGCCCAGGCGCCCGCTCAGCAGCAGCCGGAGCCGACGCTGGCGCAGCTCATCAACCAGATGAAGCCGGAAATCGCCAAGGTCCTCCCGAACCAGATGAAGCCGGAGCGTATGGCGCGCATCGCCACAACGGCGCTGAAGCAGACGCCTGCGCTGGCCCGGTGCACGCCGGCGTCGTTCCTCGGCGCCCTGCTGACCGCCAGCCAGTTGGGTCTGGAGCCCGGTCCGCTCGGCCTGGCGTACCTGGTGCCGTACGGCCCAACCTGCACCTTCATCCCCGGCTATCGAGGCCTGATCCAGTTGGCCCGCAACTCCGGCCAGCTGGTCGACATCTGGGCCGAGATCGTCTACGAGAAGGACGTTTTCAAGCAGACGCTGGGTCTGCACCGTGACCTCGTGCACGAGCCCGCCGAGGGCGATCGGGGCAAGCCGGTCCGCGTCTACGCGGCGGCCGAGCTGAAGGACGGCGGACGCCCGTTCGTGGTGATGACCTACGCGGAGGTCGAGGCTATCCGCGCCCGATCGAAGTCCGGCAACAACGGTCCGTGGAAGACCGACTGGGCGGAGATGGCCAAAAAGACCGCGATTCGTCGCCTGTCGAAGTGGCTGCCGATGTCGGCTGAGTTCACTTCTGGTCTGGCTGTTGATGGTTCGGTGCGCAACGTGTCGTCGGCGGCCGATGTGAAGCCGCTCGTGGACGTGCAGCCGGACTACGACATCGACGGCGAAGTGGTGGACGAGTCGACGCCGGTGCTGGTGGAGGGCGAGCACGTCGGCCAGGAGATGGCCGCTGGTGCCGAGCCGGCACCTGCCCCAGAGCCGGATCCCAGTGGCGCGACGGTGATGGCGTCGCGCGCCCAGTTGGCGCAGATCAAGCAGATCCGCAAAGCGGAGGGCTTCGAGGGTGCCGACTCGGGTTGGCCTGACTTCGTCGCCGGCGCGATCGGTGTGCGGGTCGACAAGGACTCCG
- a CDS encoding MspA family porin, whose product MLNRLATLAAAAGVLLSATVTPLALADPVDPAGFDGPPPDNGVVASDEPARITSPDGWVLEVVAKNETQLPVAPLTTAVSSREYLVGGTFTGTVTGNGKTKLSGGTLEAGYQIGCGIELGQVRLIGQIGLSTSGSTLAGLIPTGVSMPMSGTLEIHAKPGTVTQVPVDKKTFKSAPVRVTLKDTHIKIDGCVGQSFLRSYAVLTSSTTDTDDIVAYYGITKSV is encoded by the coding sequence ATGTTGAACCGACTTGCCACATTGGCTGCCGCAGCGGGCGTGCTGCTGTCGGCGACCGTTACGCCGCTCGCCCTGGCCGACCCGGTCGATCCCGCCGGCTTCGACGGCCCGCCGCCGGACAACGGCGTCGTGGCCTCCGACGAGCCGGCCCGCATCACCAGCCCGGACGGTTGGGTTCTCGAGGTCGTGGCCAAGAACGAGACCCAGCTGCCCGTCGCCCCGTTGACCACCGCGGTCAGCTCGCGCGAATACCTGGTGGGCGGCACCTTCACCGGCACCGTCACCGGCAACGGCAAGACCAAGCTGAGCGGCGGAACGCTCGAAGCCGGCTATCAGATCGGTTGCGGCATCGAGCTGGGCCAGGTGCGTCTGATCGGCCAGATCGGTCTGAGCACCTCCGGCTCCACCCTGGCCGGCCTGATCCCCACCGGTGTCAGCATGCCGATGTCGGGCACCCTGGAAATCCACGCCAAGCCGGGCACCGTGACCCAGGTGCCGGTCGACAAGAAGACCTTCAAGTCGGCTCCGGTCCGCGTGACCCTCAAGGACACCCACATCAAGATCGACGGTTGCGTCGGCCAGTCGTTCCTGCGGTCGTACGCGGTGCTGACCAGCTCCACCACCGACACGGACGACATCGTCGCCTACTACGGCATCACCAAGTCGGTCTGA
- a CDS encoding MspA family porin, producing the protein MSNRYAMLAALCVVLPVGTAPLALADPPADPAVQPAGNPAPPPPGEGAVPSGPAGILDTPDGWHIEVTGSNETQLPVAPLTTAISSREYWVAGTFTGKITGSGKTKLAGGTLEAGEQIGCGIISDEAEINPGISFTPGIKIPFAGTDPSLGTGISLQGKVYLKPGTVTTVAIDKKSFKGNTARVTITGVRIKTDQCAGQSFIRSYATLTSSTDNTDDVITYLGVTKSV; encoded by the coding sequence ATGTCGAACCGTTATGCCATGTTGGCAGCCCTTTGCGTGGTGCTCCCGGTCGGCACCGCGCCGCTGGCACTCGCTGACCCGCCCGCCGATCCGGCTGTGCAGCCGGCCGGCAACCCGGCCCCGCCGCCTCCGGGCGAGGGCGCCGTGCCATCGGGCCCCGCCGGCATCCTGGACACCCCGGACGGCTGGCACATCGAGGTCACCGGCAGCAACGAGACCCAGCTTCCCGTCGCCCCCCTGACCACCGCGATCTCCTCGCGTGAGTACTGGGTCGCCGGCACCTTCACCGGCAAGATCACCGGCAGCGGAAAGACCAAACTGGCTGGTGGAACGCTGGAAGCCGGCGAGCAGATCGGTTGCGGCATCATCTCCGACGAGGCCGAGATCAACCCCGGTATCAGCTTCACGCCGGGTATCAAGATCCCGTTCGCCGGCACCGACCCCAGCTTGGGTACCGGCATCAGCCTGCAGGGCAAGGTGTATCTGAAGCCCGGCACCGTGACCACCGTCGCGATCGACAAGAAGTCGTTCAAGGGCAACACTGCCCGCGTGACGATCACCGGCGTCCGGATCAAGACCGACCAGTGCGCCGGCCAGTCGTTCATCCGGTCGTACGCCACCTTGACCAGCTCGACCGACAACACCGACGACGTCATCACCTACCTGGGCGTGACCAAGTCCGTCTGA
- a CDS encoding sensor domain-containing protein translates to MKRHAFGVAVLCLALAACGGKTGTPTPATPTTVAESSIDNLLLTPDEMNKTMGVTGMVGRPPKDGMDDHRNLLPNLNCLGVWQIDESVIYSKDGNDLKSGQDWKAVRQQTLQVPDSDQWNYLAAQSVVYFPTSDAARNFFNRSAARWAKCTNHHVNIRLNDKPLPKWLSGDLERTDTKLAMPIMRGTGPETRWCQHVVQLVANLIIDVEACTLKAPVTAAADIAAKIQSDIH, encoded by the coding sequence GTGAAGCGACACGCCTTCGGCGTCGCCGTGCTGTGCCTGGCCTTGGCGGCTTGCGGCGGCAAGACCGGCACCCCGACACCAGCCACGCCGACGACGGTCGCCGAGTCCAGCATCGACAACCTGCTGCTGACGCCCGACGAGATGAACAAGACGATGGGCGTCACCGGCATGGTGGGCCGTCCGCCGAAAGACGGGATGGACGACCACCGCAACCTGCTGCCGAACTTGAACTGCCTCGGCGTCTGGCAGATCGACGAGTCCGTCATCTACTCGAAGGACGGCAACGACCTCAAGAGCGGCCAGGATTGGAAGGCCGTGCGGCAGCAGACGCTGCAGGTCCCGGACAGCGACCAATGGAATTACCTGGCGGCGCAGTCGGTCGTCTACTTCCCGACATCGGATGCGGCCCGGAACTTCTTCAACCGGTCGGCTGCGCGGTGGGCCAAGTGCACCAACCACCACGTGAACATCCGGCTCAACGACAAGCCGCTGCCGAAGTGGCTGTCCGGCGACCTGGAGCGCACCGACACCAAGCTCGCGATGCCCATCATGCGCGGCACCGGGCCCGAAACCCGTTGGTGCCAACACGTTGTGCAACTGGTCGCCAACCTCATCATCGACGTCGAGGCCTGCACGCTCAAGGCGCCGGTGACGGCGGCCGCCGACATCGCCGCGAAGATCCAGTCGGACATCCACTAG
- a CDS encoding phosphatase PAP2 family protein has protein sequence MNLDTRIFYYINNFARDTPWLHPVVAGYAEDGVVLFAIFLLAAWWIARRSNNPGAMAAAVWAPLGVLAAVAINQPIADTINAARPCNTLPHIIVMHCNTDGGFPSDHAMMAGAVAAGVWLVNRRLGVIAAIAAVAMALARVYVGAHYPQDVLAGLALGATLSVSGYRVARSVLRRLVERAATTRLRPLITAAESGAVH, from the coding sequence ATGAACCTCGATACCCGAATCTTCTACTACATCAACAATTTCGCCCGGGACACTCCATGGCTGCACCCGGTCGTGGCCGGATACGCCGAAGACGGTGTCGTACTGTTCGCCATCTTTCTCCTGGCTGCATGGTGGATCGCCCGCAGATCCAACAACCCCGGCGCGATGGCGGCGGCGGTATGGGCGCCATTGGGTGTGCTGGCCGCGGTGGCCATCAACCAGCCGATAGCCGACACCATCAACGCCGCCCGCCCCTGTAATACGTTGCCCCACATCATCGTTATGCACTGCAATACCGACGGCGGCTTCCCCAGTGACCACGCGATGATGGCCGGTGCCGTCGCTGCCGGGGTCTGGCTGGTGAATCGACGGCTCGGCGTCATCGCCGCCATCGCGGCAGTGGCCATGGCATTGGCTCGCGTCTATGTCGGTGCGCATTACCCCCAAGACGTCCTTGCCGGTCTCGCTCTGGGCGCGACCCTGAGCGTTTCCGGATATCGCGTCGCCCGGTCGGTGCTCAGGAGGCTGGTGGAACGCGCCGCCACGACCCGGCTGCGCCCGCTCATCACGGCCGCCGAGTCAGGTGCAGTTCACTGA
- a CDS encoding pyridoxamine 5'-phosphate oxidase family protein encodes MSAEPNNHYHHLAFGPDALDRQQRNGSYLAYGRHTERADDGPQRLDDRELLMIRRADQFCLATVTPNGWPYLQYRSGPAGFVRYLPETDRLRFIDLPGNNQFVTLGNLAADDRLAMFFVDYPRRTRLKVFGRGTVIEDGPQREIEIAVEAFDWNCSRSIIPRFDREYLRELGEAYQARFDGREAELQAEIDALKARVAELESR; translated from the coding sequence GTGTCCGCCGAGCCGAACAATCACTATCACCACCTGGCATTCGGCCCCGATGCCCTGGATCGCCAGCAGCGCAACGGCAGCTACCTGGCGTACGGGCGGCACACCGAGCGCGCCGACGACGGACCGCAGCGCCTCGACGACCGCGAGCTGCTGATGATCCGGCGCGCCGACCAGTTCTGCCTGGCCACCGTCACACCCAACGGTTGGCCCTATCTCCAATACCGCAGTGGCCCAGCCGGATTCGTCCGGTACCTGCCCGAGACCGACCGGCTGCGGTTCATCGATCTGCCCGGCAACAACCAGTTCGTCACCCTGGGCAATCTGGCCGCCGACGACCGGCTGGCGATGTTCTTCGTCGACTACCCGCGACGTACCCGGCTCAAGGTCTTCGGCCGCGGGACCGTCATCGAGGACGGGCCGCAGCGCGAGATCGAGATCGCCGTCGAGGCCTTCGACTGGAACTGTTCACGCTCCATCATTCCCCGCTTCGACCGCGAGTACCTGCGCGAGCTGGGCGAGGCGTACCAGGCCAGGTTCGACGGGCGCGAGGCCGAGCTGCAGGCCGAGATCGACGCACTCAAGGCGCGGGTGGCGGAGTTGGAGAGCCGCTGA
- a CDS encoding SRPBCC family protein, which yields MAVMASRELVIDASPEAIMDALADMDEASQWRSLHRELQVLDRYPDGRPHHVKATVKIMGITDKELLEYHWGDDWVVWDAADTFQQRGQHAEYKLTREGDRTRVRFDIIVDLVAPIPEFLLRRARKLVLDAAVDRLRARVTRLYG from the coding sequence ATGGCAGTTATGGCGTCCCGAGAGCTGGTGATCGACGCCTCGCCCGAAGCCATCATGGATGCGCTGGCCGACATGGACGAGGCGTCGCAATGGCGCAGCTTGCACCGGGAACTACAGGTACTGGATCGGTATCCCGACGGTCGTCCGCACCACGTCAAAGCGACCGTGAAGATCATGGGCATCACCGACAAGGAGCTCCTGGAGTACCACTGGGGTGACGACTGGGTGGTGTGGGACGCGGCCGACACCTTCCAGCAGCGTGGGCAGCACGCCGAGTACAAACTGACTCGCGAGGGCGACCGGACCCGGGTGCGATTCGACATCATCGTCGACCTCGTCGCCCCCATTCCCGAGTTCCTGTTGCGCCGAGCCCGCAAACTGGTGCTCGATGCTGCGGTCGACCGACTGCGGGCCCGGGTGACTCGTCTCTACGGCTAG
- a CDS encoding response regulator transcription factor, with the protein MRVLLVEDEPMLAETITAGLRAEGFVVVAVADGAEGLWQATHEQFDVIVLDIMLPGLNGYEVLRKMRAAHIWTPVLMLTAKDGDYDQTDAFDLGADDYLTKPFSFMVLTARLRALIRRGAPQRPVVLTAGDISLDPARRTVHRGGEDVSLTPREFALLAYLLRHKDTVLTKTQILHNVWDSHYDGPDNVVEVYVGYLRRKIGAEAITTLRGAGYRLESGEPASGN; encoded by the coding sequence GTGAGAGTGCTGCTGGTCGAAGACGAGCCCATGCTGGCCGAGACGATCACCGCCGGGCTGCGTGCCGAAGGGTTCGTCGTGGTCGCGGTGGCCGATGGTGCCGAGGGACTCTGGCAGGCCACCCACGAGCAGTTCGACGTCATCGTGCTCGACATCATGCTGCCGGGTCTCAACGGTTACGAGGTCTTGCGCAAGATGCGCGCCGCACACATTTGGACGCCGGTGCTGATGCTCACGGCCAAGGACGGCGACTACGACCAGACCGACGCCTTCGATCTGGGCGCCGACGACTATCTGACCAAACCCTTTTCGTTCATGGTGCTCACCGCGCGCTTGCGGGCCTTGATCCGCCGCGGCGCACCGCAACGTCCCGTCGTGCTGACTGCCGGCGACATTTCACTGGACCCCGCGCGCCGCACCGTGCACCGGGGCGGCGAGGACGTCTCGCTGACACCGCGAGAATTCGCGCTCCTGGCATACCTGTTGCGCCACAAGGACACTGTCCTCACAAAGACCCAGATCCTGCACAACGTCTGGGACAGTCACTACGACGGCCCCGACAACGTGGTGGAAGTCTATGTCGGCTATCTGAGACGCAAGATCGGCGCGGAGGCGATCACCACGCTGCGTGGCGCGGGTTACCGGCTCGAATCCGGCGAACCGGCAAGCGGTAATTGA